One genomic window of Cupriavidus oxalaticus includes the following:
- a CDS encoding fumarate hydratase, producing the protein MTVIKQEDLIQSVADSLQYISYYHPMDYITSLGRAYELEQSPAAKDAIAQILTNSRMCAEGKRPICQDTGIVTVFVKVGMDVRWDGATMGLTDMINEGVRRGYTHPDNVLRASIVSPPEGGRKNTKDNTPAVIHYEVVPGNTVDIQVAAKGGGSENKSKFVMLNPSDSIVDWVLKTVPTMGAGWCPPGMLGIGIGGTAEKAMVMAKESLMESIDIQDIIARGPKDWVEELRVELYEKVNALGIGAQGLGGLATVLDVKIMACPTHAASKPVAMIPNCAATRHVHFTLDGSGPAKLEAPDLSQWPEVEWAPNTETSKRVDLNTLTPEEVASWKPGQTLLLNGKMLTGRDAAHKRIADMLAKGEKLPVDFKNRVIYYVGPVDPVRDEAVGPAGPTTATRMDKFTEMMLAETGLISMIGKAERGPAAIEAIKKHKSAYLMAVGGAAYLVAKAIKEAKVVGFEDLGMEAIYEFDVKDMPVTVAVDSEGTSVHKTGPAEWQAKIGKIPVAAL; encoded by the coding sequence ATGACAGTCATCAAGCAAGAAGACCTCATCCAGAGCGTCGCCGACTCCCTGCAGTACATCAGCTACTACCACCCGATGGACTACATCACCAGCCTGGGCCGCGCCTATGAGCTGGAGCAGAGCCCGGCGGCCAAGGACGCGATCGCACAGATCCTGACCAACAGCCGCATGTGCGCGGAAGGCAAGCGTCCGATCTGCCAGGACACCGGCATCGTCACGGTCTTCGTCAAGGTGGGGATGGACGTGCGCTGGGACGGCGCCACCATGGGCCTGACCGACATGATCAACGAGGGTGTGCGCCGCGGTTACACGCACCCCGACAACGTGCTGCGTGCCTCGATCGTCAGCCCGCCCGAAGGCGGCCGCAAGAACACCAAGGACAACACCCCGGCCGTGATCCACTATGAAGTGGTGCCGGGCAACACCGTCGACATCCAGGTCGCGGCCAAGGGCGGCGGCTCGGAGAACAAGTCCAAGTTCGTGATGCTGAACCCGTCGGACTCGATCGTCGACTGGGTGCTGAAGACCGTGCCGACCATGGGCGCCGGCTGGTGCCCGCCGGGCATGCTGGGCATCGGCATCGGCGGCACCGCCGAGAAGGCGATGGTGATGGCCAAGGAATCGCTGATGGAATCCATCGACATCCAGGACATCATCGCCCGCGGCCCGAAGGACTGGGTCGAGGAACTGCGCGTCGAACTGTACGAGAAGGTCAACGCGCTGGGCATCGGCGCGCAAGGCCTGGGCGGCCTGGCCACCGTGCTGGACGTCAAGATCATGGCCTGCCCGACGCACGCCGCGTCCAAGCCTGTCGCGATGATCCCGAACTGCGCCGCCACCCGCCACGTGCACTTCACGCTGGACGGCAGCGGCCCGGCCAAGCTGGAAGCGCCGGACCTGTCGCAATGGCCGGAGGTCGAGTGGGCACCCAACACCGAGACCTCCAAGCGCGTGGACCTGAACACGCTGACGCCGGAAGAAGTCGCCTCGTGGAAGCCGGGCCAGACCCTGCTGCTCAACGGCAAGATGCTGACCGGCCGAGACGCCGCGCACAAGCGCATCGCCGACATGCTGGCCAAGGGCGAGAAGCTGCCGGTGGACTTCAAGAACCGCGTGATCTACTACGTCGGCCCGGTCGATCCGGTGCGCGACGAGGCGGTCGGCCCGGCCGGCCCCACCACCGCCACGCGCATGGACAAGTTCACCGAGATGATGCTGGCCGAAACCGGCCTGATCTCGATGATCGGCAAGGCTGAGCGCGGCCCGGCGGCAATCGAGGCCATCAAGAAGCACAAGTCGGCCTACCTGATGGCCGTGGGCGGTGCCGCCTACCTGGTGGCCAAGGCGATCAAGGAAGCCAAGGTGGTCGGCTTCGAAGACCTCGGCATGGAAGCCATCTACGAGTTCGACGTCAAGGACATGCCGGTGACGGTCGCCGTGGACAGCGAAGGCACCTCGGTGCACAAGACCGGCCCCGCCGAGTGGCAGGCCAAGATCGGCAAGATTCCGGTCGCCGCGCTGTAA
- a CDS encoding sodium:solute symporter family protein, with protein sequence MPDAQSRFRRRLLLYYGLFTLGLFGFVGMMGLLERSNADALWLGYVFLFITIAIYACIGLICRTSDLNEYYVASRRVPALFNGMAIAADWMSAASFIGLAGILFASGYEGLAYVMGWTGGYCLVAFLLAPYLRKYGGYTIPDFLAARYGNGKPGGNLPVRAIAVLAASLCSFVYLVAQIQGVGLVVTRFIGVEFAVGIFFGLAGILVCSFLGGMRAVTWTQVAQYIMMIVAFLVTVSMIAWKHHQEAVPQLSYGTLLAQLDAREQELEREPAEQAVREYYKQQAILLQERIARLPASFQQERDTLDARLQDLRARNAPLREIKALERERLEFPRDPAAAQQQWNLQREDALARSRHSMSSTEPYPAASEQERKTKRLNFVLLVFCLMVGTASLPHILTRLYTTPSVKETRNSVAWAVFCIALLYVSAPTLAALVKYEFFEHLVGTSYAELPQWVVQWRKVDPPVFGIRDVNGDGIVQWAEILLQPDMIVLAAPEIAGLPYVISGLIAAGALAAALSTADGLLLTIANALSHDVFYHMVDRQASHQRRVTTAKIVLLGVALFASYVTSLRPGNILFLVGAAFSLAASSFFPVLVLGIFWRRTTAAGAVAGMSAGLGVAVYYIFVNYPFFTRMTGIFGNRWFGVDPIASGAFGVPAGFAVAIIVSLLTPRNAPVIDRLVTYLRRG encoded by the coding sequence ATGCCTGATGCCCAGTCGCGCTTCCGCCGCCGGCTGCTGCTGTACTACGGCCTGTTCACGCTGGGGTTGTTTGGCTTCGTCGGCATGATGGGGCTGCTGGAGCGTTCCAACGCCGATGCCTTGTGGCTCGGCTATGTCTTCCTCTTCATCACCATCGCGATCTATGCCTGCATCGGGCTGATCTGCCGCACCTCCGACCTCAACGAGTATTACGTCGCCTCGCGGCGCGTGCCGGCCCTGTTCAACGGCATGGCGATCGCCGCCGACTGGATGAGCGCCGCGTCCTTCATCGGGCTGGCCGGCATCCTGTTCGCATCCGGCTACGAGGGCCTCGCCTACGTCATGGGCTGGACCGGAGGCTATTGCCTGGTGGCCTTCCTGCTGGCGCCATACCTGCGCAAGTACGGCGGCTACACCATTCCGGATTTTCTCGCCGCGCGCTATGGCAACGGCAAGCCCGGCGGCAACCTGCCGGTGCGCGCGATCGCGGTGCTGGCGGCGTCGCTGTGTTCGTTCGTCTACCTGGTGGCGCAGATCCAGGGGGTAGGGCTGGTGGTGACGCGCTTCATCGGCGTGGAATTCGCCGTTGGCATCTTCTTCGGCCTGGCCGGCATCCTGGTGTGCTCGTTCCTGGGCGGCATGCGCGCGGTCACGTGGACGCAGGTGGCGCAGTACATCATGATGATCGTCGCCTTCCTGGTCACGGTCTCGATGATCGCGTGGAAGCATCACCAGGAAGCGGTGCCGCAGCTCAGCTACGGCACGCTGCTGGCGCAGCTCGATGCGCGCGAGCAGGAACTGGAGCGCGAGCCCGCCGAGCAGGCCGTGCGCGAGTACTACAAGCAGCAGGCCATCCTGCTGCAGGAGCGCATCGCCCGGCTGCCGGCATCCTTCCAGCAGGAGCGCGACACGCTGGACGCGCGGCTGCAGGACCTGCGTGCGCGCAATGCGCCGCTGCGCGAAATCAAGGCGCTGGAACGCGAGCGCCTGGAATTCCCGCGCGATCCCGCCGCCGCACAGCAGCAGTGGAACCTGCAGCGCGAAGACGCGCTTGCGCGCAGCCGGCATTCGATGTCGTCCACCGAGCCATACCCGGCGGCGTCCGAGCAGGAGCGCAAGACCAAGCGGCTCAATTTCGTGCTGCTTGTGTTCTGCCTGATGGTCGGCACCGCCAGCCTGCCGCATATCCTGACGCGCCTCTACACCACGCCCTCCGTCAAGGAGACCCGCAACTCGGTGGCCTGGGCCGTGTTCTGCATTGCGCTGCTGTACGTGTCCGCGCCGACGCTGGCCGCGCTGGTCAAGTACGAGTTCTTCGAGCACCTGGTCGGCACGTCGTATGCGGAACTGCCGCAATGGGTGGTGCAATGGCGCAAGGTCGATCCGCCGGTATTCGGCATCCGCGACGTCAACGGCGACGGCATCGTGCAATGGGCCGAGATCCTGCTGCAGCCCGACATGATCGTCCTGGCCGCCCCGGAGATCGCCGGACTGCCTTATGTCATCTCCGGCCTGATCGCCGCCGGCGCGCTGGCGGCGGCGCTGTCGACCGCCGACGGCCTGCTGCTCACCATCGCCAATGCGCTGTCGCACGACGTCTTCTATCACATGGTCGACCGCCAGGCGAGCCACCAGCGCCGCGTCACCACGGCCAAGATCGTGTTGCTGGGCGTTGCCTTGTTCGCTTCATACGTTACATCGCTGCGCCCAGGCAACATCCTGTTCCTGGTCGGCGCTGCCTTCTCGCTGGCGGCATCGAGTTTTTTCCCCGTGCTGGTGCTGGGCATCTTCTGGCGCCGGACGACTGCGGCCGGCGCTGTCGCCGGCATGTCCGCCGGGCTTGGCGTGGCGGTCTACTACATCTTCGTCAACTACCCGTTCTTCACCCGCATGACCGGCATTTTCGGCAACCGCTGGTTCGGCGTCGACCCGATCGCTTCCGGCGCCTTTGGCGTGCCCGCGGGGTTTGCGGTAGCGATCATCGTCAGCCTGCTCACGCCGCGCAACGCGCCGGTGATCGACAGGCTGGTGACGTATTTGCGTCGGGGCTAG
- a CDS encoding DMT family transporter: MPTNTSTSAPAHSRLFSPIHALFLVGSMALVGSNVGLGKSIIAHVPVLLFALLRFVIAIVCLAPWYRPARMRRVSRGEWLNLFLQAFFGTFLFTLLMLNGVRLTSAMAAGVITSTIPATVAILSWLVLRERLSRRTVASVLLAVAGIAVLNIARSDAHGAGENSQAWLGNLMILGAVLCESVYVILSRRLTQTLAAIEICAYTHLIGGLLMLPLGLVPLLTFDASTVPAQTWLMLLWYALSASVFSFWLWMKGIRHVPAQLAGVFTSVLPVAAATYGIAVLGEQPGWPHGVALACVLAGIVLASWPGRIARGAWRGKAAGADPRAGT, translated from the coding sequence GTGCCCACCAACACCTCCACTTCAGCCCCTGCCCACTCTCGGCTTTTCTCCCCGATCCACGCACTGTTCCTGGTCGGATCGATGGCGCTGGTCGGCAGCAATGTGGGGCTGGGCAAATCGATCATCGCCCATGTGCCGGTGCTGCTGTTCGCGCTGCTGCGCTTCGTCATCGCCATCGTCTGCCTGGCGCCGTGGTACCGGCCGGCGCGCATGCGCCGGGTGTCGCGCGGCGAATGGCTGAACCTGTTCCTGCAGGCGTTCTTCGGCACCTTCCTGTTCACGCTGCTGATGCTCAACGGCGTGCGGCTGACCAGCGCCATGGCCGCGGGGGTCATCACCAGCACCATTCCCGCCACGGTGGCAATCCTGTCCTGGCTGGTGCTGCGCGAACGGCTGTCGCGCCGCACCGTGGCCTCGGTGCTGCTGGCGGTGGCCGGCATCGCCGTGCTCAACATCGCCCGCAGCGATGCGCACGGCGCCGGCGAAAACAGCCAGGCCTGGCTCGGCAACCTGATGATCCTGGGCGCGGTGCTGTGCGAATCGGTCTACGTGATCCTGTCGCGCCGCCTCACGCAGACACTGGCCGCGATCGAGATCTGCGCCTATACCCACCTGATCGGCGGCCTGCTGATGCTGCCGCTGGGGCTGGTGCCGCTGCTGACCTTCGACGCCTCCACGGTGCCGGCGCAGACCTGGCTGATGCTGCTGTGGTACGCGCTGTCGGCCAGCGTGTTCTCGTTCTGGCTGTGGATGAAGGGCATCCGCCATGTGCCGGCGCAATTGGCGGGCGTGTTTACCTCGGTGCTGCCGGTGGCAGCGGCCACCTACGGCATCGCTGTGCTGGGCGAGCAGCCGGGCTGGCCGCACGGCGTGGCGCTGGCCTGCGTGCTGGCCGGAATCGTTCTTGCGAGCTGGCCGGGGCGGATTGCGCGCGGCGCGTGGCGCGGCAAGGCGGCGGGCGCCGATCCGCGCGCGGGAACCTGA
- a CDS encoding AAA family ATPase, whose translation MDFTRSAEDDRSTLLRSMPGVSSSSALDWMCAQFALRVVCALGPRFNLRSNINDVLTVSAQEMVWPYGVVLRVQRFLAARCADMPAWKGAARLTPEEFLDRHGQWNSAFDESALFYYLDEYVKHHAKDMFAVFDASAAAIAQRLDGERVLLVRNIDMLSRVLDLPDHERKLLLYAALAKYKRDLRAVMVDCKVAHSQEAFQILAGLTGAGAADVAASLRPGSRLETLNLIEQPLPENSVTDLGDLMRLSDRLLHVLLGNYANEAEMMAVFTRPAAPPTLTVADYPHVETDARYLCALLANATRQHASGVNVLIYGPPGTGKTEFARLLAREAGCELYEVDCLDRDGNSLSGKDRYRSLQVSQAFLRGRAHTALLFDEVEDVFPGSARELMSLFGQEDTRASVNGKAWVNQTLEQNPVPVIWISNSIRQIDPAYLRRFQFHLELKIPPPLVRENIIRKHLGGLDVSDAFISGLAARKTLTPAQVQSAARFVELARPDVAEPVEALILRQLEHADRAMGLRPEAEARPVVTHYRLENLHLETRYEVVKIVDALRVRQRGTLCFYGPPGTGKTALAEHIAAELDLPLMIRRASDLMSKYVGETEQQIAAMFARAEEDGAVLLLDEADSFMQSRQQAVRNYEISEVNEMLQGMERFNGIFICTTNLFDRIDEAALRRFSFKIRFLALRPEQRAAMFVDEALGGDATLLTDAMRRELDAMDCLTPGDFATVKRQCVLLGEALTPDEFLAQLRQEHAIKPEVREHRPLGFLQ comes from the coding sequence ATGGATTTCACACGTTCCGCTGAAGATGACCGATCGACGCTCCTGCGCTCCATGCCCGGGGTGTCGTCCAGCTCCGCGCTGGACTGGATGTGCGCGCAATTTGCCCTGCGCGTGGTGTGCGCATTGGGTCCGCGCTTCAACCTGCGCAGCAATATCAACGATGTGCTGACCGTCAGCGCGCAGGAAATGGTGTGGCCATACGGGGTGGTGCTGCGCGTGCAGCGCTTCCTGGCCGCCCGCTGCGCCGACATGCCCGCGTGGAAGGGCGCGGCGCGGCTGACGCCCGAGGAATTCCTGGACCGCCACGGCCAGTGGAACAGTGCCTTCGACGAAAGCGCGCTGTTCTATTACCTCGACGAGTACGTCAAGCACCACGCCAAGGACATGTTCGCCGTGTTCGACGCCTCGGCCGCCGCCATCGCGCAGCGGCTGGACGGCGAGCGCGTGCTGCTGGTGCGCAATATCGACATGCTCAGCCGCGTGCTGGACCTGCCCGACCACGAGCGCAAGCTGCTGCTGTACGCGGCGCTGGCCAAGTACAAGCGCGACCTGCGCGCGGTCATGGTCGATTGCAAGGTGGCGCACAGCCAGGAAGCCTTCCAGATCCTGGCCGGCCTGACCGGTGCCGGGGCGGCCGACGTGGCCGCGTCGCTGCGACCGGGCTCGCGGCTGGAAACGCTGAACCTGATCGAGCAGCCGCTGCCCGAGAACAGCGTCACCGACCTGGGCGACCTGATGCGCCTGTCCGACCGGCTGCTGCACGTGCTGCTGGGCAATTACGCCAACGAGGCCGAGATGATGGCGGTGTTCACACGCCCGGCCGCGCCGCCCACGCTGACCGTCGCCGACTACCCGCATGTCGAGACCGATGCCCGCTACCTGTGCGCGCTGCTCGCCAACGCCACGCGCCAGCACGCCAGCGGCGTCAACGTGCTGATCTACGGCCCGCCCGGCACCGGCAAGACTGAATTTGCGCGCCTGCTGGCGCGCGAGGCCGGTTGCGAGCTGTACGAGGTGGATTGCCTGGACCGCGACGGCAACAGCCTGTCGGGCAAGGACCGCTACCGCTCGCTGCAGGTATCGCAGGCCTTCCTGCGCGGCCGCGCGCATACCGCGCTGCTGTTCGATGAGGTGGAGGACGTTTTCCCCGGCAGCGCGCGCGAGCTGATGAGCCTGTTCGGCCAGGAAGATACGCGCGCGTCGGTCAACGGCAAGGCGTGGGTCAACCAGACCCTCGAGCAGAACCCGGTGCCGGTGATCTGGATTTCCAATTCGATCCGGCAGATCGACCCGGCCTACCTGCGCCGCTTCCAGTTCCACCTCGAACTGAAGATCCCGCCGCCGCTGGTGCGCGAGAACATCATCCGCAAGCACCTGGGTGGGCTCGATGTCAGCGATGCCTTCATCAGCGGCCTGGCCGCCCGCAAGACGCTGACGCCGGCGCAGGTGCAATCGGCGGCGCGTTTTGTCGAGCTGGCGCGGCCCGACGTGGCGGAACCGGTCGAAGCGCTGATCCTGCGCCAGCTGGAGCATGCCGACCGCGCCATGGGCCTGCGTCCGGAGGCCGAGGCCCGCCCGGTGGTCACGCATTACCGGCTGGAAAACCTGCACCTGGAAACCCGCTACGAGGTGGTGAAGATCGTCGATGCACTGCGCGTGCGCCAGCGCGGCACGCTGTGCTTCTATGGGCCGCCCGGCACCGGCAAGACCGCGCTCGCCGAGCATATCGCCGCCGAGCTGGACCTGCCGCTGATGATCCGGCGCGCCTCTGACCTGATGAGCAAGTACGTGGGCGAGACCGAGCAGCAGATCGCGGCCATGTTCGCGCGCGCGGAGGAAGACGGCGCGGTGCTGTTGCTGGACGAGGCCGACAGCTTCATGCAGAGCCGCCAGCAGGCGGTGCGCAACTACGAGATCTCAGAGGTCAACGAGATGCTGCAGGGCATGGAGCGCTTCAACGGCATCTTCATCTGTACCACCAACCTGTTCGACCGCATTGACGAGGCCGCGCTGCGGCGCTTCTCGTTCAAGATCCGCTTCCTGGCGCTGAGGCCGGAGCAACGGGCGGCGATGTTCGTCGACGAAGCGCTGGGCGGCGACGCCACGCTGCTGACCGATGCCATGCGGCGCGAGTTGGATGCGATGGATTGCCTGACGCCAGGCGACTTCGCCACCGTCAAGCGCCAGTGCGTGCTGCTGGGCGAGGCGCTGACGCCGGACGAATTCCTGGCGCAGCTGCGCCAGGAACATGCCATCAAGCCGGAGGTGCGGGAGCACCGGCCGCTGGGCTTCCTGCAATAA
- the acs gene encoding acetate--CoA ligase: MSAIESVMQENRVFNPPESFASQAAIPSMDAYRALCEEAERDYEGFWARHARELLHWNKPFTKVLDESNAPFYKWFEDGQLNASYNCLDRNLENGNADKVAIVFEADDGTVTRVTYRELHAKVCRLANGLKTLGIRKGDRVVIYMPMSVEGVAAMQACARLGATHSVVFGGFSAKSLQERLVDVGAVALITADEQMRGGKALPLKAIADDALALGGCEAVKNVIVYRRTGGNVGWTEGRDRWLDDVCANQPDTCEAEPVGAEHPLFVLYTSGSTGKPKGVQHSTGGYLLWALMTMKWTFDIKPDDLFWCTADIGWVTGHTYIAYGPLAAGATQVVFEGVPTYPNAGRFWDMIARHKVSIFYTAPTAIRSLIKAAEADEKIHPKQYDLSSLRLLGTVGEPINPEAWMWYYKNIGNERCPIVDTFWQTETGGHMITPLPGATPLVPGSCTLPLPGIMAAIVDETGHDLPNGNGGILVVKRPWPAMIRTIWGDPERFRKSYFPEELGGKLYLAGDGSIRDKDTGYFTIMGRIDDVLNVSGHRMGTMEIESALVANPLVAEAAVVGRPDDMTGEAICAFVVLKRARPNGEEAIKLATELRNWVGKEIGPIAKPKDIRFGDNLPKTRSGKIMRRLLRSLAKGEAITQDTSTLENPAILDQLKQAQ; this comes from the coding sequence ATGTCCGCCATCGAATCGGTGATGCAAGAGAACCGCGTGTTCAACCCGCCCGAGTCGTTCGCCAGCCAGGCCGCGATTCCCAGCATGGACGCCTACCGCGCGCTGTGCGAGGAAGCCGAACGCGACTACGAAGGCTTCTGGGCACGCCACGCCCGCGAGCTGCTGCACTGGAACAAGCCCTTCACCAAGGTGCTGGACGAGAGCAACGCGCCGTTCTACAAGTGGTTCGAGGATGGCCAGCTCAATGCCTCGTACAACTGCCTGGACCGCAACCTGGAAAACGGCAATGCCGACAAGGTCGCGATCGTGTTCGAGGCCGACGACGGCACGGTGACGCGCGTCACCTACCGCGAACTGCATGCGAAGGTGTGCCGCCTGGCCAACGGCCTGAAGACGCTCGGCATCAGGAAGGGCGACCGCGTCGTGATCTACATGCCGATGTCGGTCGAAGGCGTGGCCGCGATGCAGGCCTGCGCGCGCCTGGGCGCGACGCACTCGGTGGTGTTCGGCGGCTTCTCCGCCAAGTCGCTGCAGGAGCGGCTGGTCGACGTGGGCGCGGTGGCGCTGATCACCGCCGACGAGCAGATGCGCGGCGGCAAGGCGCTGCCGCTGAAGGCCATTGCCGACGACGCGCTGGCGCTGGGCGGCTGCGAGGCCGTGAAGAACGTGATCGTGTACCGCCGCACCGGCGGTAACGTCGGCTGGACCGAGGGCCGCGACCGCTGGCTCGACGACGTCTGCGCCAACCAGCCCGACACCTGCGAAGCCGAGCCCGTCGGCGCCGAGCACCCGCTGTTCGTGCTCTACACCTCCGGCTCGACCGGCAAGCCCAAGGGCGTGCAGCACAGCACCGGCGGCTACCTGCTGTGGGCGCTGATGACGATGAAGTGGACCTTCGACATCAAGCCCGACGACCTGTTCTGGTGTACCGCCGACATCGGCTGGGTCACCGGCCACACCTACATCGCCTACGGCCCGCTGGCCGCCGGCGCCACCCAGGTGGTGTTCGAAGGCGTGCCGACCTACCCGAACGCCGGCCGCTTCTGGGACATGATCGCGCGCCACAAGGTCAGCATCTTCTATACCGCGCCGACCGCGATCCGCTCGCTGATCAAGGCCGCCGAGGCCGACGAGAAGATCCACCCGAAGCAATACGACCTGTCGAGCCTGCGCCTGCTCGGCACCGTGGGCGAGCCGATCAATCCCGAGGCGTGGATGTGGTACTACAAGAACATCGGCAACGAGCGCTGCCCGATCGTCGACACCTTCTGGCAGACCGAGACCGGCGGCCACATGATCACGCCGCTGCCGGGCGCGACGCCGCTGGTGCCGGGTTCGTGCACGCTGCCGCTGCCGGGCATCATGGCCGCCATCGTCGACGAGACCGGCCATGACCTGCCCAACGGCAATGGCGGCATCCTGGTGGTCAAGCGCCCGTGGCCGGCCATGATCCGCACCATCTGGGGCGACCCGGAGCGCTTCAGGAAGAGCTACTTCCCCGAGGAGCTGGGCGGCAAGCTCTACCTCGCGGGCGACGGCTCGATCCGCGACAAGGACACCGGCTACTTCACCATCATGGGCCGCATCGACGACGTGCTGAACGTGTCGGGCCACCGCATGGGCACGATGGAGATCGAGTCGGCGCTGGTGGCGAATCCGCTGGTGGCGGAGGCCGCGGTGGTCGGCCGTCCCGATGACATGACCGGCGAGGCGATCTGCGCGTTCGTCGTGCTCAAGCGCGCCCGCCCGAACGGCGAAGAGGCCATCAAGCTTGCCACCGAGCTGCGCAACTGGGTCGGCAAGGAAATCGGCCCGATCGCCAAGCCCAAGGACATCCGCTTTGGCGACAACCTGCCCAAGACGCGCTCGGGCAAGATCATGCGCCGCCTGCTGCGCTCGCTGGCCAAGGGCGAGGCAATCACGCAGGACACCTCGACGCTGGAGAACCCGGCGATCCTGGACCAGCTCAAGCAGGCACAGTAA
- the murI gene encoding glutamate racemase, giving the protein MNPAPIGIFDSGLGGLSVLREIRALLPQESLLYLADSKYAPYGEKPETFVEARTLQACEWLLGQGCKALVIACNTATMHAVQTLRERLPVPIIGVEPGLKPAAAASRSKVVGVLATANTLKSAKFGRLLTSLEHESRFICEAGLGLVSLIEQGDLDGPAVRERLDAYLTPMLEAGADTLVLGCTHYPFLSGTIREMVGDQLALVDTGSAIARQLARKLAEHGLCADTGALPRDRFVSTKDAAHLRAMAAALLRVDADAETVVIEPAPAF; this is encoded by the coding sequence GTGAACCCAGCACCCATCGGCATCTTCGATTCCGGCCTTGGCGGCCTGTCCGTGCTGCGCGAGATCCGCGCGCTGCTGCCGCAAGAATCGCTGCTGTACCTCGCCGACTCGAAATATGCGCCTTACGGCGAGAAGCCCGAGACGTTCGTCGAGGCGCGCACGCTGCAGGCGTGCGAATGGCTGCTCGGCCAGGGCTGCAAGGCGCTGGTGATCGCCTGCAACACGGCGACCATGCACGCGGTGCAGACCTTGCGCGAGCGGCTGCCGGTGCCGATCATCGGCGTCGAGCCCGGCCTCAAGCCGGCCGCCGCGGCGAGCCGCAGCAAGGTGGTGGGCGTGCTGGCGACCGCCAACACCCTCAAGAGCGCCAAGTTCGGCCGGCTGCTGACCTCGCTCGAGCACGAAAGCCGCTTTATCTGCGAGGCCGGCCTTGGCCTGGTATCGCTGATCGAGCAAGGCGACCTCGACGGCCCCGCCGTGCGCGAGCGCCTCGATGCCTACCTCACTCCCATGCTCGAAGCCGGCGCGGACACGCTGGTGCTGGGCTGCACGCACTACCCTTTCCTGTCCGGCACGATCCGCGAGATGGTCGGAGACCAACTGGCGCTGGTCGACACCGGCAGCGCCATTGCGCGCCAGCTCGCCCGCAAGCTGGCCGAGCACGGCCTTTGCGCGGACACCGGCGCGCTGCCGCGCGACCGCTTCGTTTCCACCAAGGACGCCGCGCACTTGCGCGCGATGGCAGCAGCGCTGCTGCGGGTGGACGCGGATGCGGAAACGGTGGTGATCGAGCCGGCGCCAGCGTTCTAG
- a CDS encoding TIGR00645 family protein: MASNPMTKPQAQSLRPIPSIIFASRWLQLPLYLGLIVAQGVYVYHFLVEVWHLLAHVTEFDENKIMLVVLGLIDVVMISNLLIMVIVGGYETFVSRLGIDNHPDEPEWLDHVNAGVLKVKLSMALIGISSIHLLKTFIDAEQRTTHTIMWQVAIHVAFLASAVAMAYVDRMVSHPAGAHAKRESH; this comes from the coding sequence ATGGCTTCCAATCCAATGACCAAGCCGCAGGCCCAGAGCCTGCGGCCGATCCCGAGCATCATCTTCGCGTCGCGCTGGCTGCAGCTGCCGCTATACCTGGGCCTGATCGTGGCCCAGGGCGTCTATGTCTACCATTTCCTGGTCGAAGTCTGGCATCTGCTGGCACATGTGACCGAGTTCGACGAGAACAAGATCATGCTGGTGGTGCTGGGGCTGATCGACGTGGTGATGATCTCCAACCTGCTGATCATGGTGATCGTGGGCGGCTACGAGACCTTCGTCTCGCGCCTGGGCATCGACAACCACCCGGACGAGCCGGAATGGCTGGACCATGTCAACGCAGGGGTGCTCAAGGTCAAGCTGTCGATGGCGCTGATCGGGATTTCGTCGATCCACCTGCTGAAGACGTTTATCGACGCGGAACAGCGCACTACCCACACCATCATGTGGCAGGTGGCCATCCACGTGGCGTTCCTGGCCTCTGCGGTGGCGATGGCGTATGTCGACCGGATGGTGTCGCACCCGGCCGGCGCGCATGCCAAGCGCGAATCACATTAA